One region of Roseiconus lacunae genomic DNA includes:
- a CDS encoding sodium:solute symporter family protein, which produces MSLIDYVVVAAYFVVMIAIGIWAMRRVNDQEDYFMGGRGFGKLLQTFAAFGAGTGAHEPIQVGRTGWTSGLSGVWSALMWLFVTPVYWITAVWYRRMRHLTLGDWFVERYQSKSLGAAYAVFAIVFYMFYLSTMLSAIAKFAAPLVGAEEIFGVELKFVLVPGLAAVVIVYGVLGGLTAAYWTDLIQGIFIILLSVLLIPYGLWELVKEYGDPETQGFLDGFRIMHERVSADYFNLFTGPSAGEFPLQYIVALTVLALVGIVVQPHFIATGGGSAKSENEARIGLVVGNFLKRLCTVGWAITALIALALLAGSPELAKDPDYVWGIAAKEILGPLNLGLVGLMLACLMAAMMSSADTYMIVSSALITRNIYVAYINPDGTERENVRVARWTGLAIIVGASIVALTMADVFAQFLLAIQLPIIFAAPFWVGMYWRRANATSVKITITFSALFFFVLPIVIPLISPSLTTDSKWTTTTDRITKTLTRPATAADVAKHEAWVQAIENADGDQDTINQIGAEPPSGALGEEIEIVLRSGDKAIFWSDGVKAVDGEPTYEQVSLVTDGDMTILTERRTGPQKGVGQFNLDIVIYRFFGFDFSDVTKATLESLKLPTRVLLPFLVLIIASYLTPRGNSSQLDRYFAKMKTEVHPDPAIDRANLEAAYRDPSQLDHRKLFPNSELEIQKPRPSDWIGFIGSVAICFVIVGILVWLAQIGA; this is translated from the coding sequence ATGTCTTTGATCGACTACGTCGTTGTCGCCGCCTATTTCGTTGTCATGATCGCCATCGGCATCTGGGCGATGCGACGCGTCAACGATCAAGAAGACTACTTCATGGGAGGCCGCGGATTCGGAAAGTTACTCCAGACGTTCGCGGCATTTGGCGCCGGGACCGGAGCCCACGAACCGATCCAAGTCGGCCGCACCGGGTGGACGAGCGGACTGAGCGGTGTTTGGTCGGCGCTGATGTGGTTATTCGTCACCCCAGTCTACTGGATCACGGCGGTGTGGTATCGCCGCATGCGACACCTGACCCTGGGGGACTGGTTCGTCGAACGCTACCAATCGAAATCGCTGGGCGCCGCCTACGCGGTCTTCGCGATCGTGTTCTATATGTTTTACCTTTCGACCATGTTATCGGCGATCGCCAAGTTCGCCGCTCCGTTGGTCGGGGCGGAAGAGATTTTCGGCGTCGAACTGAAATTTGTCCTGGTCCCGGGGCTTGCCGCGGTCGTCATCGTCTACGGCGTCCTCGGTGGCCTGACGGCGGCTTACTGGACCGACTTGATTCAAGGGATCTTTATCATCCTGCTCAGTGTGTTGCTGATTCCCTATGGACTATGGGAATTGGTCAAGGAGTACGGCGATCCAGAAACGCAGGGTTTTCTCGACGGGTTCCGGATCATGCATGAGCGGGTTTCGGCCGACTACTTCAACCTATTCACGGGCCCCAGTGCGGGCGAGTTTCCGTTGCAATACATCGTCGCGTTGACGGTCCTGGCGCTGGTCGGCATCGTCGTCCAACCTCACTTCATTGCCACCGGTGGAGGCTCGGCCAAAAGTGAGAACGAAGCTCGAATTGGCTTAGTCGTCGGTAACTTCCTCAAGCGACTTTGCACGGTCGGTTGGGCGATCACCGCGTTGATCGCGCTGGCGCTACTCGCCGGCAGTCCCGAACTTGCCAAAGATCCCGATTATGTTTGGGGTATCGCGGCGAAAGAAATCCTAGGACCATTAAATCTTGGCTTGGTCGGATTGATGCTCGCATGCCTGATGGCCGCGATGATGAGTTCGGCGGATACTTACATGATCGTCAGTTCTGCTTTGATCACTCGCAATATTTACGTTGCCTACATCAATCCCGATGGCACCGAGCGAGAGAACGTTCGTGTCGCCCGTTGGACCGGTCTGGCGATCATCGTGGGTGCGTCGATCGTTGCCCTAACAATGGCCGATGTCTTTGCCCAGTTTTTATTGGCGATTCAGCTTCCGATTATCTTTGCGGCACCATTTTGGGTCGGCATGTACTGGCGGCGTGCCAATGCGACGTCGGTCAAAATTACGATCACGTTTTCGGCATTGTTCTTTTTTGTCTTGCCAATCGTGATCCCTCTGATTTCACCGTCGTTGACCACCGATTCCAAGTGGACCACGACGACCGATCGAATCACCAAAACGCTGACTCGACCGGCGACCGCCGCCGATGTTGCCAAGCACGAAGCCTGGGTGCAAGCGATCGAGAATGCGGACGGTGACCAAGACACCATCAACCAGATTGGCGCCGAACCACCAAGCGGTGCACTCGGCGAAGAGATCGAGATTGTCTTGCGCTCCGGCGATAAAGCGATCTTCTGGAGCGATGGCGTGAAAGCCGTCGACGGCGAACCGACCTATGAGCAAGTGTCGCTTGTGACCGATGGTGACATGACGATCCTCACCGAACGGCGCACGGGTCCCCAGAAGGGCGTTGGCCAATTCAATCTGGACATTGTGATCTACCGATTCTTCGGATTCGATTTTTCGGATGTGACCAAGGCGACTTTAGAATCATTGAAACTGCCGACCCGAGTACTACTGCCGTTCCTCGTCTTGATCATTGCCAGCTACTTGACCCCACGCGGTAATTCATCACAACTCGACCGGTACTTTGCCAAAATGAAGACCGAAGTACACCCCGATCCTGCGATCGATCGCGCCAATCTTGAGGCTGCGTACCGAGACCCATCCCAACTGGATCATCGCAAGCTTTTTCCGAACTCTGAACTCGAGATTCAAAAGCCTCGCCCATCTGACTGGATTGGCTTTATCGGCTCGGTTGCGATCTGCTTCGTGATTGTTGGAATTCTTGTTTGGCTGGCACAGATCGGGGCTTAA
- a CDS encoding universal stress protein, translating into MHCFNNILVYVGSTDSKNALGRAFEIAKENGAKVTLMDVIKPVPSAIALLSSEIDPNEMERLLQEDRAKKLQELAGEFESGNAEVTVLVRSGDPAHEITRRVMRHGHDLVIKTADGESVAGQLFGSISRSLLRLCPCPVWLLKPQVHGDFDQILAAVDLDATDDTHRNLNDQLLQLASAIARLDNATLHVGSAWSLWMEQSLRRRAGDDEIDQAIRAQETRIAQGLNDLIGKVDTDGIEVQTHLVRGNAANEIFAVAEKVEADLIVMGTVCRTGVAGFLIGNTAENLLSNVTCSILAVKPDGFQSPVNVDDNGDSQEVILPLV; encoded by the coding sequence ATGCATTGCTTTAACAACATCCTTGTTTACGTCGGATCAACGGATTCAAAAAACGCTCTCGGCCGTGCCTTTGAGATCGCAAAAGAGAACGGTGCAAAGGTCACGCTGATGGATGTTATCAAGCCCGTGCCTTCGGCCATTGCGCTCCTGTCATCGGAGATCGATCCGAATGAAATGGAGCGTCTGCTGCAAGAAGATCGCGCCAAAAAGTTGCAAGAGTTGGCCGGCGAGTTTGAATCTGGCAATGCCGAAGTGACTGTGCTTGTCCGTAGCGGTGATCCGGCCCACGAAATCACACGACGCGTGATGCGTCACGGCCATGACTTGGTCATTAAGACCGCCGACGGCGAATCCGTCGCCGGACAGTTGTTCGGAAGTATCTCCCGTTCGTTGTTGCGATTGTGCCCCTGCCCGGTTTGGCTGCTAAAGCCGCAAGTTCACGGCGATTTTGACCAGATACTGGCGGCGGTCGACTTGGATGCGACCGATGATACCCACCGAAATCTAAATGATCAGTTGCTGCAACTTGCCAGTGCGATCGCGCGTCTTGATAACGCAACGTTGCACGTCGGTAGTGCCTGGAGTTTGTGGATGGAGCAATCGCTGCGCCGTCGCGCCGGTGATGATGAAATTGATCAAGCGATCCGGGCTCAGGAGACACGCATCGCGCAAGGCCTGAATGACCTGATTGGCAAAGTCGACACCGATGGGATCGAAGTTCAGACCCACTTGGTTCGTGGCAATGCGGCGAACGAAATCTTCGCGGTCGCGGAAAAAGTAGAAGCCGATTTGATCGTGATGGGGACGGTTTGCCGTACCGGAGTCGCCGGGTTCCTGATCGGCAACACCGCCGAAAACCTGCTGTCTAACGTGACCTGCTCGATCTTGGCGGTGAAGCCTGATGGATTTCAGTCTCCGGTCAATGTGGATGACAACGGCGATTCTCAGGAAGTAATCCTGCCTCTGGTTTAG
- a CDS encoding DUF1559 domain-containing protein — MKNCPRRSAFTLVELLVVIAIIGILVSLLLPAVQAAREAARLLQCQNRLKQIALACHNYESAFKQLPGYGGEHNGFLIRQLTNRTQRPIGGGTWITQSMLFLEQQPLARSIQGFARSFSIAPNDRVQRLVQASVSTLHCPTRRDAEAYPLLPPYRERYGEFGARTDYAMNGGAAVIDEDASPNSNEAPAIKITRDGVWVLGRRTRMNAILDGLSQTYLVGEKAMDLGKLITGDGFGDRSPIAGYHDVPISSHSYVRYAARSPAMDSHGNCLECHDFGSTHASGWNVAFSDGRVTLIDYSLDLGVHRAQASIDGREIVPYQH; from the coding sequence ATGAAGAATTGCCCGCGTCGATCGGCGTTCACACTCGTCGAACTGTTGGTGGTCATTGCGATTATCGGCATCCTGGTCAGCTTGCTGCTTCCGGCGGTGCAAGCGGCACGCGAAGCCGCGCGCCTACTGCAGTGCCAAAACCGCCTAAAGCAGATCGCTCTTGCTTGCCACAACTACGAATCAGCGTTCAAACAGTTGCCCGGCTACGGCGGCGAGCATAACGGATTCCTGATTCGACAGCTGACCAATCGAACTCAGCGTCCGATCGGAGGTGGAACCTGGATCACCCAGTCGATGCTGTTTCTCGAACAGCAACCACTCGCGCGATCGATCCAAGGATTCGCCCGTTCGTTTTCTATCGCACCCAATGATCGGGTCCAACGTTTGGTGCAAGCGAGCGTTTCGACCTTGCATTGCCCGACCCGGCGCGACGCCGAAGCGTACCCGCTGCTTCCTCCCTACCGCGAACGATACGGTGAATTTGGTGCGCGAACAGACTACGCGATGAATGGCGGCGCGGCGGTGATCGACGAAGACGCCTCACCCAATTCAAACGAAGCACCGGCGATCAAGATCACACGCGATGGGGTTTGGGTCCTCGGACGTCGGACACGAATGAATGCCATTCTTGACGGACTTTCACAAACCTATCTTGTCGGCGAAAAGGCGATGGACCTGGGGAAACTAATCACGGGCGATGGCTTCGGTGACCGCTCGCCGATCGCCGGCTACCATGACGTCCCGATCTCTTCGCACTCTTACGTGCGTTATGCGGCGCGTTCCCCGGCGATGGACTCCCATGGAAACTGTCTCGAATGCCACGACTTTGGGTCCACGCACGCGTCCGGTTGGAACGTCGCGTTTTCTGACGGTCGGGTCACGCTGATCGATTACAGCCTTGACCTTGGGGTCCATCGTGCGCAAGCATCGATTGACGGTCGAGAAATCGTTCCGTACCAACACTAA
- a CDS encoding cell division protein FtsH, producing the protein MVDDEETITAYHEAGHAVIGFLLGGTIESVGLYAEADDWLPERFGDCHVNWGRVDPKANEQTEREILTVLAGPVAEMIYTQEIMHPAENPTWQYDWVLAERLGRRLFPNPAQRAAFLTGALTVLHDQIWRDQCWAAIAAIADELLAHESLDAEQLADTLKFWTSR; encoded by the coding sequence ATGGTCGACGACGAAGAAACCATCACCGCCTACCACGAAGCCGGCCATGCGGTCATCGGATTCCTGCTCGGCGGGACAATCGAATCGGTCGGACTCTACGCGGAAGCCGACGATTGGCTCCCCGAACGATTTGGTGACTGTCATGTCAACTGGGGGCGTGTGGATCCGAAAGCCAACGAGCAAACCGAACGTGAAATCCTGACCGTCCTTGCCGGACCGGTCGCCGAGATGATTTACACGCAGGAAATCATGCATCCGGCTGAAAACCCGACGTGGCAATACGACTGGGTTCTGGCCGAAAGGCTTGGTCGCCGCCTCTTTCCAAATCCGGCCCAACGCGCCGCGTTCTTAACCGGGGCCCTCACGGTCCTTCACGATCAGATCTGGCGAGACCAGTGCTGGGCCGCCATCGCCGCGATCGCCGACGAACTTCTCGCCCATGAATCACTGGACGCCGAACAGTTGGCAGACACGTTGAAATTTTGGACTTCACGCTGA
- a CDS encoding bifunctional aminoglycoside phosphotransferase/ATP-binding protein → MHSSAAQPSQIQTSMCLSIDQACDPACFVGIDAQEVKLIETHISWIFLVGEFAYKVKKPIRNAFLDYSTIDKRRHYCEQELRLDRRFAAPLYDSVVAVRRCDDKILFGESVDPPGTIIDYAVKMRRFDQANLIGEKLRSGQLSRDRVIELANVIAACHSTAARQPLSADRRSASLAGKIRETGGINEQTPFEDAIENLTELKELLPSESETLGELEDWTRHFFEHHVILFEGRVRAGFIRECHGDLHLDNVVDYQGKLMPFDGIEFNDRFRWIDVLSDVAFTAMDFAANGRPDFCFALVNEYLDRTGDHAALPLLRWYLVYRSLVRAKVAGIRAQQQDVIGESTSEVWQDCLRHLRLAKHFTRRSEPRLIITHGVSGSGKSYASSQMTERIGGIRLRSDVERKRLFGLAPTQRPTQGDTGTIYSDLINEANYERLGRLAKRILFAGYPVIIDATFLTRIQRKMFRRLAEGERAKFEILECDAPPAVLRERVRKRQALKNDPSDATLDVLEHQIYTREPLDEDEQRYVIRLDSVLRDYPINPSITLP, encoded by the coding sequence ATGCACAGTAGCGCGGCACAACCGAGTCAGATTCAAACGTCGATGTGCCTATCGATTGATCAAGCTTGCGATCCGGCATGCTTTGTCGGAATCGACGCGCAGGAAGTGAAGTTGATCGAGACTCACATCTCTTGGATCTTCTTGGTCGGTGAGTTTGCGTACAAGGTCAAGAAACCGATCCGAAATGCGTTTCTTGATTACAGCACGATCGACAAGCGACGGCATTATTGTGAACAGGAACTGCGGTTGGATCGTCGCTTCGCCGCTCCGCTTTATGACTCGGTCGTTGCCGTGCGAAGGTGCGACGACAAAATCTTGTTCGGCGAGTCCGTAGATCCCCCAGGGACGATTATTGACTATGCGGTCAAGATGCGGCGTTTCGACCAAGCCAATCTCATCGGCGAAAAACTGCGTTCCGGACAGCTATCGCGCGACCGCGTGATCGAATTAGCGAACGTCATTGCGGCGTGCCACAGTACCGCCGCACGACAGCCATTGTCCGCCGACCGTCGATCGGCATCACTGGCCGGAAAAATCAGAGAGACGGGAGGAATTAACGAACAAACGCCTTTCGAAGACGCGATCGAAAATCTAACCGAGCTGAAAGAACTACTGCCCAGCGAGAGTGAGACGCTGGGAGAGTTGGAAGATTGGACGCGGCATTTTTTTGAACATCACGTGATCTTGTTCGAGGGCCGGGTGCGGGCGGGGTTCATTCGCGAGTGTCATGGCGATCTGCATCTCGATAACGTGGTTGACTACCAGGGTAAGCTGATGCCGTTTGACGGTATCGAATTCAACGATCGATTCCGTTGGATAGACGTTTTGTCCGATGTGGCATTCACCGCGATGGATTTTGCCGCCAACGGGCGGCCCGATTTCTGTTTCGCTTTGGTAAATGAGTATCTGGATCGGACCGGAGATCATGCGGCGCTACCGTTGCTTCGGTGGTACCTGGTTTATCGGTCATTGGTCCGTGCCAAGGTTGCCGGCATACGGGCGCAGCAGCAAGATGTGATCGGAGAGTCGACGAGCGAGGTTTGGCAAGACTGTCTGCGCCATCTTCGATTGGCCAAACACTTCACTCGCCGTTCTGAGCCTCGGTTGATCATCACGCATGGCGTCAGTGGCAGCGGTAAGTCGTACGCGAGTAGCCAGATGACTGAACGGATCGGTGGTATCCGACTGCGTAGCGATGTTGAGCGAAAGCGATTGTTCGGCCTTGCTCCGACGCAGCGACCGACCCAAGGTGACACGGGGACTATTTATTCTGACTTGATCAACGAGGCCAACTACGAACGATTGGGGCGTCTGGCAAAGCGTATCCTGTTCGCCGGCTACCCGGTAATCATTGACGCGACGTTTCTGACGCGAATCCAACGCAAGATGTTTCGGCGTCTTGCGGAAGGTGAGCGAGCAAAATTCGAGATCCTTGAGTGTGACGCCCCACCGGCCGTGCTGCGTGAGCGAGTCCGCAAACGTCAGGCGTTAAAAAACGATCCTTCCGACGCGACTTTAGATGTACTTGAACATCAGATTTATACGCGCGAGCCGCTCGACGAAGATGAGCAACGGTATGTGATTCGTCTCGACTCGGTGCTGCGAGACTATCCGATCAATCCTTCGATCACTTTGCCGTGA
- a CDS encoding group I truncated hemoglobin — MTDSTQALFTRLGGTSAMVEIVDQMYARVLGDPDLAPFFEGAEMDRVRSMQYHFLASAFDGPIEYSGAELTKIHAGRGIKATHFAKFCGHFADVLEERDVAPRDVDDALGRLAMFRDKITGDANVDG; from the coding sequence ATGACTGATTCGACGCAAGCGTTATTTACACGACTTGGCGGAACGTCCGCCATGGTTGAGATTGTTGACCAAATGTATGCCCGAGTGCTGGGTGATCCTGATTTGGCACCGTTTTTCGAAGGGGCGGAAATGGATCGTGTACGGTCGATGCAGTACCACTTCCTGGCATCGGCGTTCGATGGCCCGATCGAATACAGCGGTGCGGAATTGACGAAGATCCATGCCGGCCGCGGGATCAAGGCGACTCATTTTGCAAAATTCTGCGGTCACTTTGCGGACGTCTTGGAGGAACGCGATGTCGCCCCACGTGACGTCGATGATGCCCTGGGACGATTGGCGATGTTTCGGGATAAAATTACCGGAGACGCCAACGTCGACGGATAA
- a CDS encoding family 16 glycoside hydrolase — protein sequence MASEVLQAATIDDPDFAVQGEYSGEQRSMQVVAIGDGEFEITVFEAPIEKRFAALEPPRELDGDEDTVADLADSLGLRRVERKSPTLGAQPPRGAQVLFDGSEQSLSNWKNGQRDDGGHLQQGTQTVATFSDYRLHLEFRTPWMPTKSGQARGNSGVYHQGRYETQILDSFGLAGKDNETGGIYGIKAPEVNACLPPMSWQTYDVDFTAARYDGKRKVADARMTVRLNGVVVQNDVAVSSATRASKLPEGPTPGPIYLQDHGDEVRFRNIWIVPRDPVREAKRPIVPGFERFFTAGNPDPNALGGEMLISSLGCTACHSADEGPLPTKRGPDLSNVASRMRPDALLSMVIDPHQTKRGTTMPDPWPGASPSQRNDNASAIASFLLLESDRTEWNDRPSRKSQVAIGKELYHAVGCVACHEAFDGRKTAANITVPLGDLAAKYTVDALARFLGNPHEIRKGARMPALVGSKADAYSIAAYLTRKVTERKFTVKLRRSFYRGKWNKLPDFKSLQPESVTTVTRWDDQKALSENNIGIVYEANLRVPADGEYEFSLTSDDGSRLVIGGQEILNDGIHPATTKQAKFSLRAGVHPIRIEFFNGGGGGELSVHIRDPLAGRVRLEEMLDSGEQLPDTLLESDFQPERSLVTKGRVLFQTAGCAACHSFDAHALGAEVTSNTKAPELADVNTDRGCLADQVRAPAVDYSLGDRQRVAIAAAIERRQANGGTLPKVSQADEVHLAMAGMNCYACHTRNGLGGPDATRDTAFQTTTIEMGWESRMPPPLDGVGDKLRDDYLHRTIAEGANERPYMLTRMPGFGKDVLGHLADSFVKLDRINAGDLATDLSEEVIHDGQSLVGATGLSCIKCHAYGGEKGGGIGVIDLRSMAKRLRSDWFHRYLLDPIKYRPGTRMPNSFPDGRSTFTKLYDGDADQQIGAIWSYLNAGDSAQEPLGLRAGSILLTATEKPRIYRNFFEGVSGRGIAVGYPEGINLIWDAERFGLNTLWRGDFIDASRHWNGRGQGRTTPIGNGVTPLETRTPIVIGDSVNLRWPSEDGRAQGYRFKGYRLNAAGQPTFRYLIGGAMIEDHVQPLSESSLIRTIKVRWNDDATPESLVWRVADRGDVKLSDSGFQFGAVHLKLDTKAELVSVDGKNELRVLLPAKRDVEVTEVIRW from the coding sequence GTGGCTTCTGAAGTTCTGCAGGCCGCAACGATTGACGACCCTGACTTTGCGGTACAAGGCGAATACAGCGGTGAGCAACGCAGTATGCAGGTCGTCGCAATCGGCGATGGTGAGTTCGAAATCACGGTGTTCGAGGCGCCGATCGAAAAACGATTCGCGGCATTGGAACCACCACGAGAACTCGATGGCGACGAAGACACGGTTGCCGACCTAGCCGATTCACTCGGACTACGCCGCGTCGAACGAAAATCACCGACACTCGGTGCACAGCCGCCCCGCGGTGCCCAGGTGTTATTCGACGGATCAGAACAATCCCTGTCCAATTGGAAGAACGGCCAACGCGATGACGGTGGGCATCTTCAACAAGGCACCCAAACGGTCGCGACCTTCTCCGACTACCGTTTGCACCTCGAATTCCGTACGCCGTGGATGCCGACGAAGTCGGGCCAGGCTCGTGGTAATAGCGGCGTCTATCACCAAGGCCGCTACGAGACACAAATCCTTGATTCCTTTGGACTCGCAGGCAAGGACAACGAAACCGGCGGGATCTATGGAATCAAAGCCCCCGAGGTCAACGCCTGCCTGCCGCCGATGAGTTGGCAAACCTACGACGTCGACTTCACCGCTGCCCGCTACGATGGAAAACGAAAGGTCGCCGATGCGCGGATGACCGTTCGTCTAAACGGCGTGGTGGTGCAAAATGATGTTGCCGTCAGCTCGGCCACCCGTGCGTCGAAACTTCCCGAAGGTCCAACGCCGGGTCCGATCTATCTGCAAGATCACGGCGACGAGGTCCGCTTTCGGAACATTTGGATCGTGCCACGTGATCCCGTTCGTGAGGCAAAACGACCGATCGTTCCCGGCTTCGAACGGTTCTTTACCGCCGGTAATCCCGATCCCAATGCCCTCGGCGGCGAGATGCTGATCAGCAGTCTTGGCTGCACCGCATGCCACAGCGCCGATGAAGGTCCCCTGCCAACCAAACGCGGTCCTGACCTTTCAAACGTGGCCAGTCGAATGCGACCGGACGCCTTGCTGTCCATGGTGATCGATCCGCATCAAACCAAACGTGGAACAACGATGCCGGATCCTTGGCCAGGAGCCTCGCCATCGCAACGCAACGACAACGCATCCGCGATCGCCAGCTTTTTGTTGCTCGAGTCCGATCGCACCGAATGGAACGACCGCCCCTCTCGGAAATCGCAAGTCGCGATCGGTAAGGAACTTTATCATGCGGTCGGTTGTGTCGCTTGTCACGAAGCGTTCGACGGCCGCAAGACGGCGGCAAACATCACCGTGCCACTCGGCGACCTCGCCGCTAAGTACACCGTCGACGCCCTGGCCCGATTCCTTGGCAATCCACACGAGATCCGCAAAGGCGCCCGAATGCCTGCCTTGGTGGGATCTAAAGCGGACGCTTACAGTATCGCCGCCTACCTGACCCGAAAGGTAACCGAACGAAAATTCACGGTGAAGCTGCGGCGCAGTTTCTATCGCGGAAAGTGGAACAAGCTTCCTGATTTCAAATCACTCCAACCAGAATCGGTCACCACCGTGACTCGCTGGGATGACCAAAAAGCACTGAGTGAGAATAACATCGGGATTGTTTACGAAGCCAATCTCCGTGTTCCCGCTGACGGCGAGTACGAGTTTTCTCTGACCAGCGATGACGGCTCGCGACTTGTCATCGGTGGTCAAGAAATCCTTAACGATGGGATCCATCCTGCGACGACGAAGCAAGCCAAGTTTTCACTCAGAGCTGGCGTTCACCCCATTCGGATCGAGTTCTTCAACGGGGGCGGTGGGGGCGAACTTTCAGTTCATATCCGTGACCCGTTGGCCGGCAGAGTGCGTCTCGAAGAAATGCTCGACTCGGGAGAACAGCTTCCCGATACTTTGCTCGAAAGCGACTTCCAACCCGAACGATCATTGGTCACCAAAGGACGCGTGTTGTTTCAGACGGCCGGCTGTGCCGCCTGCCACTCGTTCGACGCACACGCGTTGGGTGCGGAGGTGACATCCAACACCAAGGCTCCCGAGTTGGCGGACGTCAACACCGACCGAGGATGCCTTGCCGATCAAGTTCGTGCCCCCGCTGTCGATTACTCGTTGGGCGACCGACAACGTGTTGCGATCGCCGCGGCGATCGAACGACGTCAGGCCAACGGTGGAACACTTCCCAAAGTATCTCAGGCCGACGAAGTGCATCTCGCTATGGCAGGAATGAACTGCTACGCCTGCCACACACGAAACGGACTTGGCGGCCCGGATGCCACCCGAGACACGGCCTTCCAAACGACGACCATCGAAATGGGATGGGAAAGCCGGATGCCACCGCCACTCGATGGTGTCGGGGATAAGTTGCGCGACGACTACCTTCATCGTACGATCGCCGAGGGTGCGAACGAGCGACCTTACATGCTGACACGAATGCCCGGCTTCGGCAAAGACGTGCTCGGTCATCTGGCCGACTCGTTCGTCAAACTCGATCGGATCAATGCCGGCGATCTGGCGACGGACCTATCGGAAGAGGTGATCCATGATGGGCAAAGCTTGGTCGGCGCGACGGGGCTATCCTGCATCAAATGCCATGCTTACGGCGGCGAGAAAGGCGGCGGGATCGGCGTGATCGATCTCCGCTCCATGGCGAAACGACTGCGGTCGGATTGGTTCCATCGCTACCTGCTCGATCCGATCAAATACCGTCCCGGAACACGGATGCCGAACAGTTTCCCCGATGGACGCAGTACGTTTACAAAGCTTTACGACGGTGACGCAGATCAGCAGATCGGTGCAATTTGGTCGTATCTCAATGCCGGCGACTCGGCACAAGAACCACTGGGCCTTCGGGCCGGCTCGATCCTATTGACCGCCACGGAAAAACCTCGCATCTATCGGAACTTCTTCGAAGGCGTCTCCGGTCGTGGTATCGCCGTCGGTTACCCCGAAGGAATCAACCTGATCTGGGATGCCGAACGGTTCGGACTCAATACGCTCTGGCGAGGCGATTTTATCGACGCATCGCGTCACTGGAACGGCCGCGGTCAAGGACGCACCACACCGATCGGAAACGGTGTCACGCCACTGGAAACGCGGACGCCAATCGTAATCGGCGATTCGGTCAATCTCCGATGGCCGTCCGAAGACGGTCGCGCCCAGGGGTATCGCTTCAAAGGCTATCGATTGAACGCCGCAGGCCAACCTACGTTCCGGTACCTGATCGGCGGAGCAATGATTGAAGATCATGTTCAGCCGCTCAGTGAATCATCGCTGATCCGCACGATCAAGGTACGCTGGAACGATGACGCCACCCCAGAATCTCTCGTCTGGCGGGTCGCCGATCGCGGTGATGTCAAACTGTCAGACTCTGGCTTCCAATTCGGAGCGGTGCATCTCAAACTCGACACCAAAGCCGAATTGGTTTCTGTTGACGGAAAGAACGAACTGCGTGTTCTGCTACCAGCCAAGCGTGATGTCGAAGTCACCGAGGTGATTCGTTGGTAG